The DNA window CTTGCAGGAAGGAAGATATACGAGTCCATGAAAGGGAATCATGACTATGGTAGCGAAGGTTCGCTCATAACTTCTCAGTACAACGAGCACTGGCGCATGCTGAGACGCTTGAGCACCACGGAGTTCTTTGTGACTAGTCGCTTAGACAGTATGCGAGGTGTGCGTGCCAAATGCATAGATCGCATGGTGAACTTGATAAATGAAGCTTCTGGCGATGGCAAGTCTGGCGTTGATGTTGGAAAATTCTTTTTCTTGATGGCTTTTAACCTCATTGGGAAccttattttttcaaaagatttgtTAGATCCGCAAATGGAGAGAGGAGCTAGATTCTATTACCATGCTGTGAAAGTTATGGAATATGCTGGGAAACCCAACGTCGCAGATTTCTTTCCTATGTTGAAGTGCCTTGACCCTCAAGGTATAAGGAGAAACACACAGTTCCACGTTGAAAGAGCCTTTGAGATAGCAGGATCATTCATCAAACAGAGGATGGAAAATGACACTGCAGACAGTGGAAACAGCAAAGATTTCTTAGATGTGCTCTTGCAGTTTCATGGGGATAGTGTCAGTGGCCCCTACAATTTTACTTCAAGAACTATAAACGTTGTTGTCTTTGTAAGTCCCTTCATAATTGGTATAGAAAACTATATATGCTACTTTTCTAAACATGGTAGTTTGTAACATTGATAAGAATACTGTGTTGTAGGAAATGTTCTCTGCAGGAACAGATACCACAACAAGCACACTAGAATGGGCTATGGCAGAACTTTTGAACAATCCAAGAACACTAAAGAAAGTGCAAATGGAAATAAGGAGCAAAATAGGGCAAGATAggaaatttgaagaaaatgacATTGAGAATCTTCCCTACCTTAAAGCAGTTATCAAGGAGACATTGAGACTTCACCCACCTCTTCCTTTTCTGGTTCCTCACATGGCCATGGACTCTTGCAAAATTGGAGACTACTACATTCCCAAAGAGACACAAGTTTTAGTGAATGTTTGGGCAATTGGGAGGGACCCAAAAATGTGGGATGCTCCCTTGTTGTTTTGGCCAGAAAGGTTTATGGAGCCAAATGTGGCTGATTACAAGGGACATCATTTTGAGTATATACCTTTTGGTTCCGGTCGTAGAATGTGTCCGGCATTGCCACTTGCTTCGCGTCTACTTCC is part of the Vicia villosa cultivar HV-30 ecotype Madison, WI linkage group LG2, Vvil1.0, whole genome shotgun sequence genome and encodes:
- the LOC131648811 gene encoding cytochrome P450 76A1; amino-acid sequence: MEYYSVVGLVLVLLVWMMKLGRVKLGHHQLPPGPRCWPLVGNIFQLGLSLSPHEAFTILARKHGPIMTLWLGSMCTVVISSSDVARDMFKNNDAALAGRKIYESMKGNHDYGSEGSLITSQYNEHWRMLRRLSTTEFFVTSRLDSMRGVRAKCIDRMVNLINEASGDGKSGVDVGKFFFLMAFNLIGNLIFSKDLLDPQMERGARFYYHAVKVMEYAGKPNVADFFPMLKCLDPQGIRRNTQFHVERAFEIAGSFIKQRMENDTADSGNSKDFLDVLLQFHGDSVSGPYNFTSRTINVVVFEMFSAGTDTTTSTLEWAMAELLNNPRTLKKVQMEIRSKIGQDRKFEENDIENLPYLKAVIKETLRLHPPLPFLVPHMAMDSCKIGDYYIPKETQVLVNVWAIGRDPKMWDAPLLFWPERFMEPNVADYKGHHFEYIPFGSGRRMCPALPLASRLLPLALGSLLNSFDWILPDSLKPEEMDMTEGMGITLRKAVPLKAIPVPYK